Proteins encoded within one genomic window of Bemisia tabaci chromosome 2, PGI_BMITA_v3:
- the LOC109036157 gene encoding uncharacterized protein isoform X1 — translation MAIRWKFCPIPSPRIKLKAMTSVVWVNSYHARKLALLVLSLFMCYEVFYFFHRGNGILEDRNKQLQEIEKQIAESYSPNRYDGQALKCQHPILDVDNPEMMKYMKYQPPIDCGPEKDWVEVNGSIARITDEAKEKHGDILCLFTDILRKSDDSVFAGWSTKTRTEHNFAGSDFVRADCEAQDAASWSSFLMGVRHDQDILDRIGWEHVPVDGLKLNVMIMGADSMSRLKMIRKLPKTYDKLKKMGAIILEGYNIIGDGTPQALIPILTGKTELQLPDTRKRMGSKASHVDVYPFIWKDFQKNGYVTTYFEDSSNVGTFTYRLKGFKEQPTDHYSRPYFIDATPFFNKYRKLCMAGKPRHLLLMDFPRNVFQVYRDKPKFVFSFLGEISHDSYNLVQAIDDDFVDWLRWFEDGNYLNNTLLIVMSDHGPRFAETRNTQQGKLEERLPFFSFIFPPWFEKMYPEAIKNFRYNVHSLTSPFDIHATLRDVLHFSGDGPGNISNRGISLFKKIPPERTCRDAFIEPHWCACLDWERLSVSSYVVKNIGELFVKHVNSYNAEFTDLCAKLTIKQIHWATKMVPNRSVMKFKGARDNDGFVPDLSDSVHVTMETYQLKVTTSPGDGIFEFSVNYDVNGNSYKLKMEDISRINEYGEQDGCIENTLHNLRKFCYCKDLL, via the exons ATGGCCATTCGCTGGAAATTTTGCCCAATTCCATCACCAAGGATTA AGCTGAAAGCAATGACCAGTGTTGTTTGGGTAAACAGCTACCATGCTCGGAAACTTGCTCTCCTAGTGCTGTCCTTGTTTATGTGCTACGAGGTGTTTTACTTCTTTCACCGAGGAAATGGCATTCTAGAAGATAGGAATAAACAACT CCAAGAAATTGAGAAGCAAATCGCTGAAAGTTACTCGCCCAACAG gtaCGACGGGCAGGCACTAAAATGCCAGCACCCAATTTTGGATGTGGACAATCCAGAAATGATGAAGTACATGAAGTACCAGCCACCCATAGACTGTGGGCCGGAAAAAGACTGGGTGGAAGTAAATGGAAGTATTGCTCGAATAACAGACGAAGCAAAAGAAAAGCATGGTGACATCTTGTGTTTATTTACTG atattttaagaaaatctgATGATTCTGTCTTTGCTGGTTGGAGTACAAAAACAAGGACTGAGCACAATTTCGCAGGGAGTGACTTTGTTCGAGCGGATTGTGAAGCGCAAGATGCTGCATC ATGGTCCAGTTTTTTGATGGGTGTTCGTCATGATCAGGACATACTGGATAGAATTGGATGGGAACATGTGCCAGTCGATGGGCTTAAATTGAATGTTATGATCATGGGAGCTGATTCCATGTCAAGGTTAAAAATGATACGCAAATTACCGAAGACCTATgacaaattaaagaaaatggGAGCGATTATCCTGGAAGGTTACAACATTATTGGAGATGGAACACCGCAAGCTTTGATCCCTATCTTAACTG GTAAAACAGAGCTCCAGCTTCCAGATACACGCAAGAGAATGGGGTCAAAAGCTAGTCATGTGGATGTTTATCCTTTTATTTGgaaggattttcaaaaaaatggatATGTCACTA CTTATTTTGAAGATTCCTCTAATGTTGGAACTTTCACTTATCGCCTGAAAGGTTTTAAAGAACAGCCAACGGATCATTATTCAAGACCATATTTCATTGATGCCACCCCATTTTTCAACAAGTATCGCAAGCTGTGTATGGCGGGAAAACCAAGGCATTTG CTCCTGATGGATTTTCCCAGGAACGTTTTCCAAGTTTACCGGGACAAACCAAAATTTGTGTTCAGTTTTCTTGGCGAAATTTCTCATGATTCCTATAACCTCGTCCAAGCGATTGACGACGACTTCGTAGATTGGTTAAGATGGTTTGAAGATGGAAATTATTTGAATAACACTCTCCTAATCGTCATGAGTGACCATGGACCAAG GTTTGCAGAGACAAGAAATACACAGCAAGGGAAACTGGAAGAACGACTTccatttttctcctttatttttccGCCAtggtttgaaaaaatgtatccagAAGCAATTAAAAATTTCCGGTATAACGTTCACAGTCTGACGTCTCCATTTGATATTCATGCAACTCTTAGAGATGTGCTCCACTTTTCGGGAGATGGTCCTGGAAATATCAGCAACAGGGGTATATCACTTTTCAAGAAG atccCTCCAGAGCGAACATGCAGGGATGCTTTCATCGAGCCCCATTGGTGTGCCTGTCTTGACTGGGAAAGGTTAAGTGTAAGCAGCTATGTTGTGAAGAATATCGGCGAACTCTTCGTTAAACATGTGAATTC gtATAATGCCGAGTTCACTGATTTATGTGCCAAACTAACTATTAAGCAGATTCATTGGGCAACGAAAATGGTGCCAAATAGAAGTGTAATGAAATTTAAAGGTGCTCGTGATAATGACGGATTCGTACCAGACCTGTCTGACAGTGTTCATGTAACAATGGAAACGTACCAGCTTAAAGTGACAACCTCCCCTGGTGACGgaatttttgagttttcagtCAATTACGATGTGAATGGCAACTCATACAAGTTGAAG ATGGAAGACATCAGCCGTATCAATGAGTATGGTGAGCAGGATGGCTGTATCGAGAACACCTTGCACAATTTACGCAAATTTTGCTACTGCAAGGATCTTCTGtaa
- the LOC109036157 gene encoding uncharacterized protein isoform X2, producing MTSVVWVNSYHARKLALLVLSLFMCYEVFYFFHRGNGILEDRNKQLQEIEKQIAESYSPNRYDGQALKCQHPILDVDNPEMMKYMKYQPPIDCGPEKDWVEVNGSIARITDEAKEKHGDILCLFTDILRKSDDSVFAGWSTKTRTEHNFAGSDFVRADCEAQDAASWSSFLMGVRHDQDILDRIGWEHVPVDGLKLNVMIMGADSMSRLKMIRKLPKTYDKLKKMGAIILEGYNIIGDGTPQALIPILTGKTELQLPDTRKRMGSKASHVDVYPFIWKDFQKNGYVTTYFEDSSNVGTFTYRLKGFKEQPTDHYSRPYFIDATPFFNKYRKLCMAGKPRHLLLMDFPRNVFQVYRDKPKFVFSFLGEISHDSYNLVQAIDDDFVDWLRWFEDGNYLNNTLLIVMSDHGPRFAETRNTQQGKLEERLPFFSFIFPPWFEKMYPEAIKNFRYNVHSLTSPFDIHATLRDVLHFSGDGPGNISNRGISLFKKIPPERTCRDAFIEPHWCACLDWERLSVSSYVVKNIGELFVKHVNSYNAEFTDLCAKLTIKQIHWATKMVPNRSVMKFKGARDNDGFVPDLSDSVHVTMETYQLKVTTSPGDGIFEFSVNYDVNGNSYKLKMEDISRINEYGEQDGCIENTLHNLRKFCYCKDLL from the exons ATGACCAGTGTTGTTTGGGTAAACAGCTACCATGCTCGGAAACTTGCTCTCCTAGTGCTGTCCTTGTTTATGTGCTACGAGGTGTTTTACTTCTTTCACCGAGGAAATGGCATTCTAGAAGATAGGAATAAACAACT CCAAGAAATTGAGAAGCAAATCGCTGAAAGTTACTCGCCCAACAG gtaCGACGGGCAGGCACTAAAATGCCAGCACCCAATTTTGGATGTGGACAATCCAGAAATGATGAAGTACATGAAGTACCAGCCACCCATAGACTGTGGGCCGGAAAAAGACTGGGTGGAAGTAAATGGAAGTATTGCTCGAATAACAGACGAAGCAAAAGAAAAGCATGGTGACATCTTGTGTTTATTTACTG atattttaagaaaatctgATGATTCTGTCTTTGCTGGTTGGAGTACAAAAACAAGGACTGAGCACAATTTCGCAGGGAGTGACTTTGTTCGAGCGGATTGTGAAGCGCAAGATGCTGCATC ATGGTCCAGTTTTTTGATGGGTGTTCGTCATGATCAGGACATACTGGATAGAATTGGATGGGAACATGTGCCAGTCGATGGGCTTAAATTGAATGTTATGATCATGGGAGCTGATTCCATGTCAAGGTTAAAAATGATACGCAAATTACCGAAGACCTATgacaaattaaagaaaatggGAGCGATTATCCTGGAAGGTTACAACATTATTGGAGATGGAACACCGCAAGCTTTGATCCCTATCTTAACTG GTAAAACAGAGCTCCAGCTTCCAGATACACGCAAGAGAATGGGGTCAAAAGCTAGTCATGTGGATGTTTATCCTTTTATTTGgaaggattttcaaaaaaatggatATGTCACTA CTTATTTTGAAGATTCCTCTAATGTTGGAACTTTCACTTATCGCCTGAAAGGTTTTAAAGAACAGCCAACGGATCATTATTCAAGACCATATTTCATTGATGCCACCCCATTTTTCAACAAGTATCGCAAGCTGTGTATGGCGGGAAAACCAAGGCATTTG CTCCTGATGGATTTTCCCAGGAACGTTTTCCAAGTTTACCGGGACAAACCAAAATTTGTGTTCAGTTTTCTTGGCGAAATTTCTCATGATTCCTATAACCTCGTCCAAGCGATTGACGACGACTTCGTAGATTGGTTAAGATGGTTTGAAGATGGAAATTATTTGAATAACACTCTCCTAATCGTCATGAGTGACCATGGACCAAG GTTTGCAGAGACAAGAAATACACAGCAAGGGAAACTGGAAGAACGACTTccatttttctcctttatttttccGCCAtggtttgaaaaaatgtatccagAAGCAATTAAAAATTTCCGGTATAACGTTCACAGTCTGACGTCTCCATTTGATATTCATGCAACTCTTAGAGATGTGCTCCACTTTTCGGGAGATGGTCCTGGAAATATCAGCAACAGGGGTATATCACTTTTCAAGAAG atccCTCCAGAGCGAACATGCAGGGATGCTTTCATCGAGCCCCATTGGTGTGCCTGTCTTGACTGGGAAAGGTTAAGTGTAAGCAGCTATGTTGTGAAGAATATCGGCGAACTCTTCGTTAAACATGTGAATTC gtATAATGCCGAGTTCACTGATTTATGTGCCAAACTAACTATTAAGCAGATTCATTGGGCAACGAAAATGGTGCCAAATAGAAGTGTAATGAAATTTAAAGGTGCTCGTGATAATGACGGATTCGTACCAGACCTGTCTGACAGTGTTCATGTAACAATGGAAACGTACCAGCTTAAAGTGACAACCTCCCCTGGTGACGgaatttttgagttttcagtCAATTACGATGTGAATGGCAACTCATACAAGTTGAAG ATGGAAGACATCAGCCGTATCAATGAGTATGGTGAGCAGGATGGCTGTATCGAGAACACCTTGCACAATTTACGCAAATTTTGCTACTGCAAGGATCTTCTGtaa
- the LOC109036157 gene encoding uncharacterized protein isoform X3 — protein sequence MMKYMKYQPPIDCGPEKDWVEVNGSIARITDEAKEKHGDILCLFTDILRKSDDSVFAGWSTKTRTEHNFAGSDFVRADCEAQDAASWSSFLMGVRHDQDILDRIGWEHVPVDGLKLNVMIMGADSMSRLKMIRKLPKTYDKLKKMGAIILEGYNIIGDGTPQALIPILTGKTELQLPDTRKRMGSKASHVDVYPFIWKDFQKNGYVTTYFEDSSNVGTFTYRLKGFKEQPTDHYSRPYFIDATPFFNKYRKLCMAGKPRHLLLMDFPRNVFQVYRDKPKFVFSFLGEISHDSYNLVQAIDDDFVDWLRWFEDGNYLNNTLLIVMSDHGPRFAETRNTQQGKLEERLPFFSFIFPPWFEKMYPEAIKNFRYNVHSLTSPFDIHATLRDVLHFSGDGPGNISNRGISLFKKIPPERTCRDAFIEPHWCACLDWERLSVSSYVVKNIGELFVKHVNSYNAEFTDLCAKLTIKQIHWATKMVPNRSVMKFKGARDNDGFVPDLSDSVHVTMETYQLKVTTSPGDGIFEFSVNYDVNGNSYKLKMEDISRINEYGEQDGCIENTLHNLRKFCYCKDLL from the exons ATGATGAAGTACATGAAGTACCAGCCACCCATAGACTGTGGGCCGGAAAAAGACTGGGTGGAAGTAAATGGAAGTATTGCTCGAATAACAGACGAAGCAAAAGAAAAGCATGGTGACATCTTGTGTTTATTTACTG atattttaagaaaatctgATGATTCTGTCTTTGCTGGTTGGAGTACAAAAACAAGGACTGAGCACAATTTCGCAGGGAGTGACTTTGTTCGAGCGGATTGTGAAGCGCAAGATGCTGCATC ATGGTCCAGTTTTTTGATGGGTGTTCGTCATGATCAGGACATACTGGATAGAATTGGATGGGAACATGTGCCAGTCGATGGGCTTAAATTGAATGTTATGATCATGGGAGCTGATTCCATGTCAAGGTTAAAAATGATACGCAAATTACCGAAGACCTATgacaaattaaagaaaatggGAGCGATTATCCTGGAAGGTTACAACATTATTGGAGATGGAACACCGCAAGCTTTGATCCCTATCTTAACTG GTAAAACAGAGCTCCAGCTTCCAGATACACGCAAGAGAATGGGGTCAAAAGCTAGTCATGTGGATGTTTATCCTTTTATTTGgaaggattttcaaaaaaatggatATGTCACTA CTTATTTTGAAGATTCCTCTAATGTTGGAACTTTCACTTATCGCCTGAAAGGTTTTAAAGAACAGCCAACGGATCATTATTCAAGACCATATTTCATTGATGCCACCCCATTTTTCAACAAGTATCGCAAGCTGTGTATGGCGGGAAAACCAAGGCATTTG CTCCTGATGGATTTTCCCAGGAACGTTTTCCAAGTTTACCGGGACAAACCAAAATTTGTGTTCAGTTTTCTTGGCGAAATTTCTCATGATTCCTATAACCTCGTCCAAGCGATTGACGACGACTTCGTAGATTGGTTAAGATGGTTTGAAGATGGAAATTATTTGAATAACACTCTCCTAATCGTCATGAGTGACCATGGACCAAG GTTTGCAGAGACAAGAAATACACAGCAAGGGAAACTGGAAGAACGACTTccatttttctcctttatttttccGCCAtggtttgaaaaaatgtatccagAAGCAATTAAAAATTTCCGGTATAACGTTCACAGTCTGACGTCTCCATTTGATATTCATGCAACTCTTAGAGATGTGCTCCACTTTTCGGGAGATGGTCCTGGAAATATCAGCAACAGGGGTATATCACTTTTCAAGAAG atccCTCCAGAGCGAACATGCAGGGATGCTTTCATCGAGCCCCATTGGTGTGCCTGTCTTGACTGGGAAAGGTTAAGTGTAAGCAGCTATGTTGTGAAGAATATCGGCGAACTCTTCGTTAAACATGTGAATTC gtATAATGCCGAGTTCACTGATTTATGTGCCAAACTAACTATTAAGCAGATTCATTGGGCAACGAAAATGGTGCCAAATAGAAGTGTAATGAAATTTAAAGGTGCTCGTGATAATGACGGATTCGTACCAGACCTGTCTGACAGTGTTCATGTAACAATGGAAACGTACCAGCTTAAAGTGACAACCTCCCCTGGTGACGgaatttttgagttttcagtCAATTACGATGTGAATGGCAACTCATACAAGTTGAAG ATGGAAGACATCAGCCGTATCAATGAGTATGGTGAGCAGGATGGCTGTATCGAGAACACCTTGCACAATTTACGCAAATTTTGCTACTGCAAGGATCTTCTGtaa
- the LOC140223962 gene encoding ceramide synthase 4-like, which produces MNLSRQPDKLFFSTPFWLPPNVTWDYFERFDTGDGFQFPSVKDLYAAWKLVPLFLIAKYGVEKYVGPKVGAWAGIQDEERKKPPHVDLLEKAHRSKPWGKWSDNEISALTKQLDWTEEQIREWFKARRKFALPTTLEKFSESL; this is translated from the exons ATGAACCTCTCCCGTCAGCCAGATAAGTTATTTTTTAGCACTCCGTTTTGGCTACCACCGAACGTGACCTGGGACTATTTTGAACGATTCGATACAGGAGATGGCTTTCAATTCCCGAGCGTCAAAGATCTGTACGCCGCCTGGAAGTTAGTTCCTCTGTTTTTGATCGCAAAATATGGGGTGGAAAA ATACGTTGGTCCAAAGGTTGGCGCATGGGCTGGGATACAAGACGAAGAGCGTAAAAAACCGCCACATGTGGACTTGCTAGAAAAAGCCCATCGGTCCAAGCCTTGGGGGAAATGGAGCGACAATGAAATATCAGCGCTTACGAAACAACTTGACTGGACCGAGGAACAAATTAGAGAATGGTTCAAAGCCAGAAGAAAATTTGCATTGCCTACGACTTTagagaaattcagtgaaagctTGTAA